CTCGGATAAGGTCGCACCTTGCTCACCAATAATGGTGTCATACCCGTCGGGTAGTTTCATGATCTTATCGTGAATCCGTGCCAGTTGAGCGGCTCGTTCAATCTCGGCAAAGGACGCTCCTGGCCGCCCATACTCTATGTTCTCACGCACTGAGAGAGGGAAAACCAGCGGCGGTTGTAACACCATCGCAATCTGCTGACGCAACGAGGCTAACGTCAGGCCCCGAACATCGATGCCATCAATCAGGACACGGCCACCTTGTGGGTCATAGAAGCGCGGGAGTAAGCTCACTAAGGTCGATTTTCCCGCACCGCTAGGTCCGACAATCGCAACAGTCTGGCCGGGAGCGACGCGCACGCTTACGTTCCGTAACACAGGTTGATCAGCGTCATACCCAAAAGAGACGTTATCGTACTCGATAGCTCCTCGGACCTCGCCTTTCCCAATCGTCCGCTGACCATCCTGCAGATCGCGCTCCACTGCCAGAATCTCATGGACTCGCTGGAATCCCGCCTTGCCACCTTCTATCAAACCGAGAGTTTGGCTAATGGTATTGATTGGTCCATACAGGGAAGCCAGGTAGGCAGTAAAGACGACGAGGTCGCCAACTGTCAGGGTTCCATCCATCACGTGACGCGCACCGATCCACACGACCAACGCCGTACCGATGGCGATCACCGCATTGACCACAGCCGAATAGATGGACTGAAGATCATAGAGGCGCAAACTGGCAACCAGGCTGTCTTTGCTGGCAGCCATGAAACGGCGGTGCTCTTCTTCTTCCTTGGTAAAGGCCTGCACCACCCGAATCGCTGCAATCCCACGCTGCACCAGCGAATAGATGGCACTCTCGCGTTCGTGCGCCGTCAAAGCAGCGTGATTAATCCGCGTACTCATCGCAGTGATTGTCACGTACAGGAGCGGGCACACACCAAGAGCGAGTAACGTCAACACCCAATCGATCTGCACCATCACAATCGTCATTCCCAACAGGAGTACGACCGAGGTCACGATAGGAAAGACGCCATTCATCGTCAGAGTTTGGATCGAATAGGTATCGGCAGTCACACGGTAGAGGAGGTCTCCCACCTGGCGGCGGTTGTGAAACGCGAGTGAAAGCCGTTGCAAGTGGTTATATAGTGCGCCGCGGAGATCGTTGACCATGCTCTGCCCGATACGAATGGTCGTATGATTGTTGACCAGGTTCAGCAGTCCGAGCACCACGTAGATTCCCACCATTGTCAAGCAGGCCCCCATCAGCAATTGTTCAGGAGTCCACGACGCAAACGGAGTCCAGGTGATCGGTTTTCGA
The sequence above is drawn from the Deltaproteobacteria bacterium genome and encodes:
- a CDS encoding ABC transporter ATP-binding protein, which codes for MRRHILAALRPYRGLFLFSLAQVVLIGGAELLKPWPLKIIIDNVVGRKPITWTPFASWTPEQLLMGACLTMVGIYVVLGLLNLVNNHTTIRIGQSMVNDLRGALYNHLQRLSLAFHNRRQVGDLLYRVTADTYSIQTLTMNGVFPIVTSVVLLLGMTIVMVQIDWVLTLLALGVCPLLYVTITAMSTRINHAALTAHERESAIYSLVQRGIAAIRVVQAFTKEEEEHRRFMAASKDSLVASLRLYDLQSIYSAVVNAVIAIGTALVVWIGARHVMDGTLTVGDLVVFTAYLASLYGPINTISQTLGLIEGGKAGFQRVHEILAVERDLQDGQRTIGKGEVRGAIEYDNVSFGYDADQPVLRNVSVRVAPGQTVAIVGPSGAGKSTLVSLLPRFYDPQGGRVLIDGIDVRGLTLASLRQQIAMVLQPPLVFPLSVRENIEYGRPGASFAEIERAAQLARIHDKIMKLPDGYDTIIGEQGATLSEGERQRMTIARAILRNAPILILDEPTSSVDAETEALIMQGFEELMKGRTTFIIAHRLSTVRNADMILVVRGGQIIEQGTFSDLMRKQGAFFALYRTQFSEQEQEDPQHAVS